The following are encoded together in the Mumia sp. Pv4-285 genome:
- a CDS encoding SLC13 family permease, whose product MSTVDRDPRPTPTDVDKAFLGTATYRSLGEQKLSPHEERFEKARRTSGLVLAPLATIVMLLIPFDLPDQQHKLAAVLVGVVILWITEAVPIPIGGFLGIAAIVLMGVVPADDALAPFGSSTVFTFIGAFILAQAMLKHGVAKRFAMFVLNLPGVGKSTARVIIAFGAITALLSAFVSNTATVAMLLPTAIGILTVIAKLMQSQGIVEEDFDPLRLRVGAALMLMLAYGASVGGLLTPVGSPPNLIGRGLIEEATGETIPFLDWVLLALPICAAMFVALAVVLLLVNRPEIKKLEGVEEWVDAEKAELGPLSRAEKNTLFAFTVTVTLWILPGIVALVSGAESSTYESVSGRLDEGVVAVLGASLLFLLPTNWDKREFTLRWSDAAKIDWGTIVLFGTGIIFGSLLASTGLAETIGNGAYNWLGLTSTLLLTAFAVVLAIAVSETTSNTASAAVVVPIIIPIAMAADVNPFVPALAATFAASFGFMLPVSTPQNAIVYGSGVVPITRMIRSGISFDVLGAILILILLPVMVSVLGLGG is encoded by the coding sequence ATGAGCACGGTCGATCGAGATCCACGGCCGACCCCCACCGATGTCGACAAGGCGTTCCTCGGGACCGCCACGTACCGAAGTCTCGGCGAGCAGAAGCTGTCTCCTCACGAGGAGCGCTTCGAGAAGGCGAGACGCACGTCGGGTCTCGTCCTCGCACCGCTCGCGACGATCGTGATGCTGCTGATCCCGTTCGACCTGCCCGACCAGCAGCACAAGCTCGCAGCGGTCCTCGTCGGCGTCGTGATCCTGTGGATCACCGAGGCCGTCCCGATCCCGATCGGCGGCTTTCTCGGCATCGCCGCGATCGTGCTGATGGGGGTGGTCCCCGCCGACGACGCACTCGCCCCGTTCGGGTCGTCCACCGTCTTCACGTTCATCGGCGCGTTCATCCTCGCGCAGGCGATGCTGAAGCACGGCGTCGCGAAGCGGTTCGCCATGTTCGTGCTCAACCTCCCGGGTGTCGGCAAGTCCACGGCCCGCGTGATCATCGCGTTCGGCGCGATCACGGCGCTCCTCTCGGCGTTCGTCTCCAACACCGCCACCGTCGCCATGCTCCTCCCGACCGCGATCGGCATCCTCACGGTGATCGCGAAGCTCATGCAGTCGCAGGGCATCGTCGAGGAGGACTTCGACCCCCTCCGCCTCCGTGTCGGGGCAGCGCTGATGCTCATGCTCGCGTACGGCGCCAGCGTCGGCGGCCTGCTCACGCCCGTGGGGTCGCCTCCGAACCTCATCGGCCGCGGCCTGATCGAGGAGGCGACCGGCGAGACCATCCCCTTCCTCGACTGGGTGCTGCTCGCGCTCCCGATCTGCGCCGCGATGTTCGTCGCGCTCGCTGTCGTCCTTCTCCTCGTCAACCGTCCGGAGATCAAGAAGCTGGAGGGTGTCGAGGAGTGGGTCGACGCCGAGAAGGCCGAGCTCGGACCGCTGTCACGCGCCGAGAAGAACACGCTGTTCGCGTTCACGGTGACCGTCACCCTGTGGATCCTCCCCGGCATCGTCGCCCTCGTCTCCGGTGCCGAGTCGAGCACCTACGAGTCCGTGTCCGGCCGGCTGGACGAGGGCGTCGTCGCAGTCCTCGGCGCCTCGCTGCTCTTCCTGTTGCCGACGAACTGGGACAAGCGCGAGTTCACCCTCCGCTGGAGCGACGCCGCGAAGATCGACTGGGGCACGATCGTCCTCTTCGGCACCGGCATCATCTTCGGCTCGCTGCTCGCCTCGACGGGGCTCGCCGAGACCATCGGCAACGGCGCCTACAACTGGCTCGGCCTGACCAGCACGCTGCTCCTCACCGCGTTCGCGGTGGTGCTGGCGATCGCGGTGTCGGAGACGACGAGCAACACCGCTTCGGCTGCGGTGGTGGTCCCGATCATCATCCCGATCGCGATGGCCGCCGACGTGAACCCGTTCGTCCCCGCCCTCGCGGCGACGTTCGCGGCGTCGTTCGGCTTCATGCTGCCGGTGTCGACTCCGCAGAACGCGATCGTCTACGGCTCCGGCGTCGTCCCGATCACCCGCATGATCCGCTCGGGCATCTCCTTCGACGTCCTCGGCGCGATCCTGATCCTCATCCTGCTGCCCGTGATGGTGTCGGTGCTCGGACTGGGCGGCTAG
- the dacB gene encoding D-alanyl-D-alanine carboxypeptidase/D-alanyl-D-alanine endopeptidase encodes MRSRASESGRAWPFALLAIVLVLTGSGVAAYSLGYLDRWVCDDGTCAAQDPEAAAVPDTPAAPVLRPALEAVTGTAGLDAAAVERAVGPLLSRKALGAHVGFAVADLTSGEQVWSSGTGTFVPASTLKIFTSLAAMTSIGAEHRFRTTVVRDTSTTGTPSTTGTPSATATATTAPAASPQRIVLVGGGDPYLTATSGEEARAAYPRRVSLAQLARQTATALRADGVTAVSLGYDASLFTGPAVNPQWESGYISSFVTTPVSALWVDQGADGWRRSATPDKQAAQVFARQLRARGITVDGVVAATKPTASEEIAAVSSGTVAQIVQSVIEHSDNQGAEVLLRHVALADGQPASFAGGVAAVEKVLTGLGVPWEGNRIYDGSGLARSNRVTLTSMLAAVSTATELFDRYPVAGFSGSLVTRFAVPGTEAGLGAVRAKTGTLTGVHGLAGTTVTADGTPVGFAVLTDRVPVARTTAARDTLSRIAARLTACACGTS; translated from the coding sequence ATGCGATCGCGAGCCTCCGAGTCCGGCCGAGCCTGGCCATTCGCGCTGCTGGCGATCGTCCTCGTCCTCACCGGGAGCGGTGTCGCCGCCTACAGCCTCGGCTACCTGGACCGCTGGGTCTGTGACGACGGAACCTGCGCCGCCCAGGACCCGGAAGCGGCTGCGGTCCCCGACACGCCGGCGGCACCCGTGCTTCGGCCGGCGCTCGAGGCCGTCACCGGCACGGCCGGTCTCGATGCGGCGGCGGTGGAGCGGGCGGTCGGTCCGCTGCTGTCGCGCAAGGCGCTCGGCGCACACGTCGGCTTCGCGGTGGCGGACCTGACGAGCGGCGAGCAGGTGTGGTCGAGCGGCACGGGCACCTTCGTCCCGGCGTCGACGCTCAAGATCTTCACGTCCCTGGCGGCGATGACGTCGATCGGCGCGGAGCACCGGTTCCGTACGACGGTCGTCCGTGACACGTCCACGACCGGTACGCCGTCCACGACCGGTACGCCGTCCGCGACGGCGACGGCGACGACGGCTCCCGCCGCCTCCCCCCAACGCATCGTGCTCGTCGGGGGCGGCGACCCGTACCTCACCGCCACGTCCGGCGAGGAGGCGCGCGCGGCCTACCCCCGGCGCGTCTCGCTCGCGCAGCTGGCGCGCCAGACCGCGACCGCTCTTCGCGCCGACGGCGTCACCGCGGTCTCGCTCGGCTATGACGCCTCGCTCTTCACCGGGCCCGCGGTCAACCCGCAGTGGGAGTCCGGCTACATCTCGTCGTTCGTCACGACACCGGTCAGCGCGCTCTGGGTCGACCAGGGCGCTGACGGCTGGCGGCGCAGCGCGACCCCGGACAAGCAGGCGGCGCAGGTGTTCGCGCGTCAGCTCCGTGCGCGCGGGATCACGGTGGACGGCGTCGTCGCGGCCACGAAGCCGACGGCGTCGGAGGAGATCGCCGCCGTCAGCAGCGGCACGGTCGCGCAGATCGTGCAGTCGGTCATCGAGCACAGCGACAACCAGGGTGCGGAGGTGCTCCTGCGCCACGTCGCGCTCGCCGACGGACAGCCTGCGAGCTTCGCCGGGGGAGTCGCGGCGGTCGAGAAGGTCCTGACCGGGCTGGGCGTGCCGTGGGAGGGCAACCGCATCTACGACGGCAGCGGCCTTGCGCGCAGCAACCGAGTCACGCTGACCTCGATGCTCGCCGCCGTGTCGACCGCGACCGAGCTGTTCGACCGCTATCCGGTCGCGGGGTTCAGCGGGTCCCTCGTCACGAGGTTCGCGGTGCCCGGGACGGAGGCCGGGCTGGGCGCGGTCCGTGCGAAGACCGGCACCCTCACCGGTGTCCACGGGTTGGCCGGCACGACCGTCACCGCCGACGGCACGCCGGTGGGCTTCGCCGTGCTCACCGACCGGGTCCCGGTGGCCAGGACCACGGCCGCCCGGGACACCCTCTCCCGGATCGCGGCGCGCCTGACGGCCTGCGCCTGCGGCACCAGCTGA
- a CDS encoding inorganic diphosphatase, translating into MEFDVTVEIPKGVRNKYEVDHKTGRIRLDRTLFTSTQYPADYGFIENTLGQDSDPLDALVLLSEPTFPGCLIRCRAIGMFRMTDEAGGDDKVLCVPVDDPRQEHLQDIRHVPEFDRLEIQHFFEVYKDLEPGKSVEGAEWVGRREAEDEVEASFKRHIDLGTEH; encoded by the coding sequence CTGGAATTCGACGTTACGGTCGAGATCCCCAAGGGCGTACGCAACAAGTACGAGGTCGATCACAAGACCGGCCGGATCCGTCTTGACCGCACTCTGTTCACCTCCACCCAGTACCCGGCCGACTACGGCTTCATCGAGAACACCCTCGGCCAGGACAGCGACCCGCTCGACGCGCTCGTCCTGCTGTCGGAGCCGACGTTCCCCGGCTGCCTCATCCGCTGCCGCGCGATCGGCATGTTCCGCATGACGGACGAGGCCGGCGGCGACGACAAGGTCCTCTGCGTGCCGGTCGACGACCCGCGCCAGGAGCACCTCCAGGACATCCGCCACGTGCCGGAGTTCGACCGCCTCGAGATCCAGCACTTCTTCGAGGTCTACAAGGACCTCGAGCCCGGCAAGTCCGTCGAGGGTGCCGAGTGGGTCGGACGACGCGAGGCCGAGGACGAGGTCGAGGCGTCGTTCAAGCGCCACATCGATCTGGGCACCGAGCACTGA
- a CDS encoding C40 family peptidase, translating into MRLGRHGGTGALRRTLAPLLVVGALTFTGVTAAHADEIPSAQSVAQAQARAAAKADDVTAVRARIAAATARVDTLAAQAAAASEKYNGAEYALQLAQKAVTAAKGKAGVAAGEAEVERRVVERLTLGGVAAREPYSRLRSFFYDGGPGAILNEIAAYDAVGDASRAALARYESKESVAKTLQRAAEVAVAKQEKATAAAKTAKQEAQKAVAAASAARAALQRDRDQLIRELAHAEGISVTIARKRQKALEKLAQAAQESANRPPADLSELPPSTSTPAPVPSPAPVPAPGPAPAPIDPNPPKRVKGVEAAIRFAMQQVGEPYVWAGAGPDVWDCSGLTMRAWGAAGRGLPHFSGAQYATSVPIALADAKRGDLLFWSRGGPGSIYHVALYLGDGWMIEAPRPGKNVQVVSVYASTTPDLAARVR; encoded by the coding sequence GTGAGGCTCGGGCGGCACGGAGGCACGGGCGCGCTGCGGCGTACGCTCGCGCCGCTGCTCGTTGTCGGCGCCCTGACCTTCACGGGCGTGACGGCTGCCCACGCGGACGAGATCCCCAGCGCTCAGAGCGTGGCTCAGGCGCAGGCCCGCGCCGCCGCGAAGGCAGACGACGTCACCGCGGTCCGCGCACGCATCGCCGCCGCGACCGCGCGCGTCGACACCCTCGCAGCCCAGGCCGCCGCGGCCTCCGAGAAGTACAACGGCGCCGAGTACGCGCTCCAGCTGGCCCAGAAGGCTGTCACTGCCGCGAAGGGCAAGGCCGGCGTCGCCGCTGGGGAGGCCGAGGTCGAGCGCCGCGTGGTCGAGCGGTTGACGCTCGGCGGCGTCGCTGCCCGCGAGCCGTACAGCCGGCTCCGCAGCTTCTTCTACGACGGTGGCCCCGGCGCGATCCTCAACGAGATCGCCGCGTACGACGCGGTCGGTGACGCGAGCCGAGCCGCCCTCGCGCGCTACGAGTCGAAGGAGTCCGTCGCCAAGACACTGCAGCGTGCCGCTGAGGTCGCGGTCGCCAAGCAGGAGAAGGCGACCGCCGCCGCGAAGACGGCGAAGCAGGAGGCACAGAAGGCGGTCGCCGCCGCCAGCGCCGCTCGCGCCGCGCTCCAGCGCGACCGCGACCAGCTCATCCGCGAGCTGGCCCACGCCGAGGGCATCTCGGTGACGATCGCCCGTAAGCGGCAGAAGGCGCTCGAGAAGCTCGCGCAGGCGGCGCAGGAGTCGGCGAACCGGCCTCCCGCCGACCTGTCGGAGCTCCCGCCGTCCACCAGCACGCCGGCACCCGTGCCGTCTCCCGCACCGGTGCCCGCTCCCGGACCGGCGCCCGCGCCGATCGATCCCAACCCCCCGAAGCGGGTGAAGGGTGTCGAGGCTGCCATCCGGTTCGCGATGCAGCAGGTCGGTGAGCCGTACGTGTGGGCGGGAGCCGGACCTGACGTCTGGGACTGCTCGGGGCTCACGATGCGGGCATGGGGCGCGGCCGGCAGGGGACTCCCGCACTTCAGCGGCGCCCAGTACGCCACGTCGGTGCCGATCGCGCTGGCCGATGCGAAGCGCGGCGACCTGCTGTTCTGGAGCCGAGGCGGTCCAGGCTCGATCTACCACGTCGCGCTCTACCTCGGCGACGGCTGGATGATCGAGGCGCCGCGACCCGGCAAGAACGTCCAGGTCGTTTCGGTGTACGCGTCGACCACGCCGGACCTCGCCGCCCGCGTGCGCTGA
- the pgm gene encoding phosphoglucomutase (alpha-D-glucose-1,6-bisphosphate-dependent) encodes MVDPRAGKPAEPKDLVDLDALATAYYDRIPDPDDPAQQVAFGTSGHRGSSLDGAFNEAHILATTQAIVEYRAQAGIDGPILMGRDTHALSLPAWHSALEVLIGNDVVTLVDAEDGFTPTPAVSHAILRLNGLGAHGQVDGIVVTPSHNPPRDGGFKYNPPHGGPAGSDITGWIQDRANDLLRDGLRGVKRATTDETRDRVQSYDFLTHYVNDLGSIIDLEAIAGAGIRIGADPLGGASVAYWGRIGEEYGLDLTVVNSAVDPQWGFMTLDHDGKIRMDCSSPYAMASLVAQRERYDVATGNDADADRHGIVTPDAGLMNPNHFLAVAIGYLAEHREWDAAAGVGKTVVSSSMIDRVVADAGRALYEVPVGFKWFVDPLLSGSAVFGGEESAGASFLRKDGGVWTTDKDGLVLALLAAEIVAVTGRSASQHYAGLTARHGDPAYARVDSPATRDEKARLGALEPSAIRATELAGDPITRVLSHAPGNDAAIGGIKVETDHAWFAARPSGTEDVYKIYAESFKGSEHLAEVQSAARAVVTEALT; translated from the coding sequence ATGGTGGATCCACGGGCCGGCAAACCGGCCGAGCCGAAGGACCTCGTCGATCTCGACGCCCTGGCGACGGCGTACTACGACCGCATCCCCGACCCTGACGACCCCGCCCAGCAGGTGGCGTTCGGGACGAGCGGGCACCGTGGCTCCAGCCTCGACGGTGCGTTCAACGAGGCGCACATCCTGGCGACCACGCAGGCGATCGTCGAGTACCGAGCCCAGGCAGGCATCGACGGCCCGATCCTCATGGGCCGCGACACCCATGCGCTCTCGTTGCCGGCCTGGCACTCCGCGCTGGAGGTCCTGATCGGCAACGACGTCGTCACCCTCGTCGACGCCGAGGACGGGTTCACGCCCACGCCGGCGGTCTCTCACGCGATCCTGCGGCTCAACGGTCTGGGTGCGCACGGGCAGGTCGACGGCATCGTGGTCACGCCGTCGCACAACCCGCCGCGCGACGGTGGCTTCAAGTACAACCCGCCACACGGCGGCCCTGCCGGGTCCGACATCACGGGCTGGATCCAGGACCGTGCCAACGACCTGCTCCGCGACGGGCTCCGCGGGGTGAAGCGTGCGACCACGGACGAGACTCGCGACCGGGTCCAGAGCTACGACTTCCTCACGCACTACGTGAACGACCTGGGGTCGATCATCGACCTGGAGGCGATCGCGGGAGCCGGGATCCGCATCGGCGCCGACCCGCTCGGCGGGGCGTCCGTCGCGTACTGGGGGAGGATCGGCGAGGAGTACGGCCTCGACCTGACCGTCGTCAACAGCGCCGTCGACCCGCAGTGGGGCTTCATGACCCTCGACCACGACGGCAAGATCCGGATGGACTGCTCCTCGCCGTACGCGATGGCGTCGCTGGTCGCGCAGCGGGAGCGCTACGACGTCGCGACCGGCAACGACGCCGACGCGGACCGCCACGGCATCGTGACTCCGGACGCCGGGCTGATGAATCCGAACCACTTCCTCGCGGTCGCCATCGGCTACCTGGCAGAGCACCGGGAGTGGGACGCCGCTGCGGGCGTCGGCAAGACGGTGGTGTCGTCGAGCATGATCGACCGCGTCGTCGCCGATGCGGGGCGTGCCCTGTACGAGGTGCCCGTCGGTTTCAAGTGGTTCGTCGACCCGCTGCTGTCGGGGTCGGCCGTCTTCGGCGGTGAGGAGAGCGCAGGCGCCTCGTTCCTCCGCAAGGACGGCGGCGTCTGGACCACCGACAAGGACGGTCTCGTGCTCGCACTGCTCGCCGCGGAGATCGTGGCGGTCACCGGACGGAGCGCGAGCCAGCACTACGCCGGGCTCACCGCGCGGCACGGTGACCCGGCGTACGCCCGCGTCGACTCCCCGGCGACCCGCGACGAGAAGGCCCGGCTCGGCGCCCTCGAACCCTCCGCGATCCGTGCCACGGAGCTGGCGGGCGACCCGATCACCCGGGTGCTCTCGCACGCGCCGGGCAACGACGCCGCGATCGGCGGGATCAAGGTCGAGACGGACCACGCGTGGTTCGCTGCGCGACCTTCCGGGACAGAAGACGTCTATAAGATATACGCTGAGTCGTTCAAGGGTTCCGAACATCTTGCCGAGGTCCAATCTGCAGCACGGGCTGTGGTGACCGAGGCACTGACGTAG
- a CDS encoding carbohydrate ABC transporter permease → MTAGTDTSRPPAAQESPPPGKRQRRKGDRKVSTAAHVILGIWAALVIIPLLWTLLSSFKTSSEIFSSPFTLPAHWSFDNYVSAWTSEGIGRYFLNTIVVVGSALVLVMLLGSMCAYVLARFAFPGNRIIYYLMLVGLTFPIFLAIVPLFFVLKGFGILNTLPGLIVTYVAFALPFTVFFLYPFFKVLPQDVSEAAEIDGAGEWRKFFQVMLPMAKPGIASVAIFNFLGLWNQFLLPVALNTKRENYVLSQGMAAFASRAGYNTDYGRLFAAVVITIVPVLIVYVIFQRQLQGSVSQGASK, encoded by the coding sequence ATGACCGCGGGCACCGACACGTCGCGGCCCCCCGCCGCGCAGGAGTCCCCTCCGCCGGGCAAGAGGCAGCGACGGAAGGGTGACCGCAAGGTCTCGACGGCCGCGCACGTCATCCTCGGCATCTGGGCGGCGCTGGTCATCATCCCGCTGCTGTGGACGCTCCTGTCGTCGTTCAAGACCAGCAGCGAGATCTTCTCGTCGCCGTTCACGCTCCCCGCTCACTGGAGCTTCGACAACTACGTCTCGGCGTGGACGTCGGAGGGCATCGGACGCTACTTCCTCAACACCATCGTGGTGGTGGGGTCGGCGCTGGTCCTGGTCATGCTGCTGGGTTCGATGTGCGCGTACGTCCTGGCGCGCTTCGCGTTCCCCGGCAACCGGATCATCTACTACCTGATGCTCGTGGGTCTGACGTTCCCGATCTTCCTGGCGATCGTCCCGCTGTTCTTCGTGCTCAAGGGCTTCGGGATCCTCAACACGCTCCCGGGTCTGATCGTCACGTACGTGGCGTTCGCGCTGCCGTTCACCGTCTTCTTCCTGTACCCGTTCTTCAAGGTGCTGCCGCAGGACGTCTCGGAGGCGGCGGAGATCGACGGCGCGGGCGAGTGGCGGAAGTTCTTCCAGGTGATGCTGCCGATGGCGAAGCCGGGCATCGCCTCGGTGGCGATCTTCAACTTCCTGGGCCTGTGGAACCAGTTCCTGCTCCCGGTCGCGCTCAACACCAAGCGCGAGAACTACGTGCTGTCGCAGGGGATGGCGGCGTTCGCGTCGAGGGCCGGCTACAACACCGACTACGGCCGGTTGTTCGCGGCCGTCGTGATCACGATCGTGCCGGTGCTGATCGTGTACGTCATCTTCCAGCGGCAGCTGCAGGGCTCGGTGTCGCAGGGGGCGAGCAAGTAG
- a CDS encoding carbohydrate ABC transporter permease: protein MIESPLVPAPDTEKPRKKSRQPWTFDRISFVLVFLVLPLALFSVFVVWPFIQAFWYSLTDWSGFTPDMNFIGLENYQKLLDDDIFMTSLRNNVILAIVVPFVTVVLAFALATMITVGGSSHGATRGLKGSSFYRVISFFPYTIPAIVIGLIWLQMFDPSNGLLNGVLTGIGLDRFESFPWLGDSRTAMPASMFVIIWGFVGFYMVLFVAAIKSVPGELYDAARIDGAGRLRTAFSVTLPLIRDNVQTAYIYLGILALDAFVYMAALNPGGGPENSTLVMPQRLLVTAFEKGQFGLASAMGVVMAIATLIFAAIVFSLNRLLGGRQEGVRQ from the coding sequence GTGATCGAATCCCCACTGGTCCCTGCCCCGGACACCGAGAAGCCGCGCAAGAAGTCGCGGCAGCCCTGGACGTTCGACCGCATCAGCTTCGTGCTGGTGTTCCTCGTCCTGCCGCTGGCGCTCTTCTCGGTGTTCGTGGTGTGGCCCTTCATCCAGGCGTTCTGGTACTCGCTGACGGACTGGTCCGGCTTCACGCCCGACATGAACTTCATCGGGCTGGAGAACTACCAGAAGCTGCTCGACGACGACATCTTCATGACGTCGTTGCGCAACAACGTCATCCTGGCGATCGTCGTGCCGTTCGTGACCGTCGTGCTCGCGTTCGCACTGGCCACGATGATCACGGTCGGCGGCTCGTCGCACGGCGCCACCCGCGGACTGAAGGGCTCGAGCTTCTACCGTGTCATCTCGTTCTTCCCGTACACGATCCCCGCGATCGTCATCGGGCTCATCTGGTTGCAGATGTTCGACCCGTCGAACGGACTGCTCAACGGTGTCCTCACCGGGATCGGGTTGGACCGGTTCGAGTCGTTCCCGTGGCTCGGTGACTCCAGAACGGCGATGCCCGCGTCGATGTTCGTCATCATCTGGGGCTTCGTGGGGTTCTACATGGTGCTGTTCGTCGCAGCGATCAAGAGCGTGCCGGGGGAGCTGTACGACGCGGCACGGATCGACGGCGCCGGTCGGCTCCGTACGGCGTTCTCGGTGACGTTGCCGCTGATCCGTGACAACGTCCAGACGGCGTACATCTACCTCGGCATCCTCGCGCTCGACGCGTTCGTCTACATGGCTGCTCTCAACCCGGGCGGCGGTCCCGAGAACTCGACGCTGGTCATGCCGCAGCGTCTGCTCGTGACCGCGTTCGAGAAGGGGCAGTTCGGGCTCGCGAGCGCGATGGGTGTCGTCATGGCCATCGCGACGCTCATCTTCGCCGCGATCGTCTTCTCGCTGAACCGCCTGCTGGGCGGCCGACAGGAAGGGGTGCGCCAATGA
- the ngcE gene encoding N-acetylglucosamine/diacetylchitobiose ABC transporter substrate-binding protein: MTIDKKTIDRRTLLRGALAAAAVVPFSSALAACAGSNSDNDDDNASKGGEKSADNPFGMAADSTTDAVIFDGGYGTDYVAFAATIMQKNHEGSTVKVSPTTEISQELQPRFVAGDPPDLIDNSGENSIGFSTILDQVEDLSDVLDANNLEGTKIRDTLFGGVEAPGTFDGKLAALNYVMTVYAVWYSASLFEENGWTPPKTWDEALDLGAKAKAKGKYLFLWGKEAATYYQTLAIGSAIKQGGDEVRLALENLEANCWSMEPVQAVFEGMGKIIDAGYVKPGGAGTQFTAAQAQWSNNQDALLYPSGSWIENEMKDQTKAGFEMKGFPEMTVTADSAMPYTALHSAAGEPFMIPSQGKNVPGGKELLRTMLSKEAATNFAKTKLAPTIVKDTVPADGFGSTALVSQSEMLTAAGTDVFTWSFVDLYGTNVDQLVVWNSFLAGKSSVKELTTRLQDITDKIREDDSIKKIPVT, encoded by the coding sequence ATGACTATCGACAAGAAGACGATCGACCGACGCACCTTGCTTCGAGGCGCCCTCGCAGCAGCTGCCGTCGTCCCGTTCAGCAGCGCGCTCGCTGCCTGTGCGGGAAGCAACAGCGACAACGACGACGACAACGCGTCCAAGGGTGGCGAGAAGAGCGCCGACAACCCGTTCGGCATGGCGGCCGACTCGACCACCGACGCGGTCATCTTCGACGGCGGCTACGGCACCGACTACGTCGCCTTCGCCGCGACGATCATGCAGAAGAACCACGAGGGCTCGACCGTCAAGGTGTCGCCCACGACCGAGATCTCGCAGGAGCTGCAGCCGCGCTTCGTCGCCGGCGACCCGCCCGACCTCATCGACAACTCCGGTGAGAACTCGATCGGCTTCAGCACGATCCTCGACCAGGTCGAAGACCTGTCCGACGTCCTGGACGCCAACAACCTCGAGGGCACCAAGATCCGCGACACCCTCTTCGGCGGCGTCGAGGCTCCCGGCACCTTCGACGGCAAGCTGGCGGCCCTGAACTACGTGATGACGGTCTACGCGGTGTGGTACTCCGCGAGCCTGTTCGAGGAGAACGGCTGGACCCCGCCGAAGACCTGGGACGAGGCGCTCGACCTCGGCGCCAAGGCCAAGGCGAAGGGGAAGTACCTCTTCCTCTGGGGCAAGGAGGCCGCCACCTACTACCAGACGCTGGCCATCGGGTCGGCGATCAAGCAGGGCGGCGACGAGGTCCGGCTGGCGCTGGAGAACCTCGAGGCCAACTGCTGGTCGATGGAGCCCGTGCAGGCCGTGTTCGAGGGAATGGGCAAGATCATCGACGCCGGCTACGTCAAGCCCGGTGGCGCAGGCACGCAGTTCACCGCCGCGCAGGCGCAGTGGAGCAACAACCAGGACGCGCTGCTCTACCCGTCCGGGTCCTGGATCGAGAACGAGATGAAGGACCAGACCAAGGCCGGGTTCGAGATGAAGGGCTTCCCGGAGATGACGGTCACCGCCGACTCGGCGATGCCGTACACCGCCCTGCACAGCGCTGCGGGTGAGCCGTTCATGATCCCGTCGCAGGGCAAGAACGTCCCCGGCGGCAAGGAGCTGCTGCGGACGATGCTCTCCAAGGAGGCGGCGACCAACTTCGCCAAGACCAAGCTGGCTCCGACGATCGTCAAGGACACCGTCCCTGCCGACGGATTCGGCTCGACGGCGCTCGTGTCGCAGAGCGAGATGCTCACCGCGGCGGGCACCGACGTCTTCACCTGGTCGTTCGTCGACCTCTACGGCACGAACGTCGACCAGCTGGTCGTCTGGAACAGCTTCCTCGCCGGCAAGTCCAGCGTGAAGGAGCTGACGACGCGCCTGCAGGACATCACCGACAAGATCCGTGAAGACGACTCGATCAAGAAGATCCCCGTCACGTGA
- a CDS encoding sugar isomerase domain-containing protein, with translation MSDTTTQFLRETTSRLDRLATLAEEGALDPAVDLITASLQAGGIVQAFGTGHSQAFAMEIAGRAGGLIPTNNIALRDVALFGSQDVAILTDPTLERDPSIVDELWEISGPGPDDVFVIASNSGVNGSIVGTALKAKENGNPVIAVTSLEHTTRVTPKHPSGKRLSEVADVVIDNLAPYGDTTLALDGDIGIGAVSSLTAAFIAQLLTIGVAERLAGAGSVPPIYLSANIPGGDDHNHRLEDQYGDRLRRHA, from the coding sequence ATGTCTGACACCACCACCCAGTTCCTGCGCGAGACCACCAGCCGGCTCGACCGGCTCGCGACGCTCGCCGAGGAGGGCGCGCTCGACCCCGCGGTCGACCTGATCACCGCGTCCTTGCAGGCCGGGGGCATCGTCCAGGCGTTCGGCACCGGCCACTCGCAGGCGTTCGCGATGGAGATCGCCGGCCGCGCCGGAGGGCTGATCCCGACCAACAACATCGCCCTGCGCGACGTCGCGCTGTTCGGCAGCCAGGACGTGGCGATCCTGACCGACCCGACGCTCGAGCGCGATCCCTCCATCGTCGACGAGCTCTGGGAGATCTCCGGCCCGGGGCCCGACGACGTCTTCGTGATCGCCTCGAACTCCGGGGTCAACGGGTCCATCGTCGGCACGGCCCTCAAAGCGAAGGAGAACGGCAACCCTGTCATCGCGGTCACCAGCCTCGAGCACACGACGCGCGTCACGCCGAAGCACCCGAGCGGCAAGCGCCTCAGTGAGGTCGCCGACGTCGTCATCGACAACCTCGCCCCGTACGGCGACACGACCCTCGCGCTGGACGGCGACATCGGCATCGGCGCCGTGTCCTCCCTGACGGCCGCGTTCATCGCGCAGCTCCTCACGATCGGTGTCGCCGAACGCCTCGCGGGCGCCGGCTCCGTGCCACCGATCTATCTCTCCGCCAACATCCCCGGCGGGGACGACCACAACCACCGACTCGAGGACCAGTACGGCGACCGGCTCCGCCGCCACGCCTGA